Proteins co-encoded in one Mycobacterium mantenii genomic window:
- the pdhA gene encoding pyruvate dehydrogenase (acetyl-transferring) E1 component subunit alpha: MTVDLEPVQLVAPDGSLTSEHRYSRELPAETLSWLYEMMVVTRELDGEFVNLKRQGELALFASCRGQEAAQVGAAACLRKTDWLFPQYRELGAFLVRGIPPGHVGAAWRGTWHGGLEFTKKCCAPLSIPIGTQTLHAVGAAMAAQLLDEDSVTVAFLGDGATSVGDVHEALNFAAVFATPCVFFVQNNQWAISVPICKQTAAPSLAHKAIGYGMPGIRVDGNDVLACYAVTAEAAARARAGGGPTLIEAVTYRLAPHTTSDDPSRYRTQDEVDHWAALEPIARYRSYLQGRGLWSERLEERVAGRAKRMRAELRDAVFDAPDFDIDEVFTSVYAEITPGLQAQRQQLRAELDRGD; this comes from the coding sequence ATGACTGTCGATCTCGAGCCGGTGCAACTCGTCGCCCCGGATGGCTCACTGACGTCCGAACACCGCTACAGCCGTGAGCTTCCCGCCGAGACGCTGAGCTGGCTCTACGAGATGATGGTGGTCACCCGTGAGCTGGACGGCGAATTCGTCAACCTCAAGCGGCAAGGGGAACTGGCGTTGTTCGCGTCCTGCCGCGGTCAGGAAGCCGCCCAGGTCGGTGCGGCCGCGTGTCTGCGTAAGACGGACTGGTTGTTTCCCCAGTACCGGGAACTCGGCGCATTTTTGGTGCGCGGCATCCCGCCCGGGCACGTGGGGGCGGCATGGCGCGGAACATGGCACGGCGGTTTGGAATTCACCAAGAAATGCTGCGCTCCGCTGTCGATTCCGATCGGCACCCAGACGCTGCATGCGGTGGGGGCGGCGATGGCCGCCCAACTCCTCGACGAAGATTCGGTGACGGTTGCCTTCCTCGGTGACGGCGCCACCAGCGTGGGGGATGTGCACGAGGCGCTGAATTTCGCGGCCGTGTTCGCCACGCCCTGCGTGTTTTTCGTGCAGAACAACCAGTGGGCGATCTCGGTGCCGATTTGCAAACAAACCGCCGCACCGTCGCTGGCGCACAAGGCGATCGGCTACGGAATGCCCGGAATCCGGGTGGACGGCAACGACGTCCTGGCTTGTTACGCGGTGACGGCCGAGGCCGCCGCTCGGGCCCGGGCGGGCGGCGGACCGACGTTGATCGAGGCGGTCACCTACCGCTTGGCCCCGCACACCACGTCCGACGATCCGAGTCGATACCGGACGCAGGACGAGGTCGACCACTGGGCGGCGCTGGAACCGATCGCGCGGTACCGCAGCTACCTGCAAGGCCGGGGCCTGTGGTCAGAACGGTTGGAGGAACGGGTTGCCGGCCGCGCGAAGCGGATGCGGGCCGAATTGCGCGACGCCGTGTTCGACGCGCCCGATTTCGACATCGACGAGGTCTTCACGTCGGTGTATGCCGAAATCACACCGGGACTACAGGCGCAGCGGCAGCAGCTGCGGGCCGAACTCGACCGAGGTGATTGA
- a CDS encoding HpcH/HpaI aldolase/citrate lyase family protein has protein sequence MNLQTAGPGWLFCPADRPERFAKAAAAADVVILDLEDGVAEADKPAARKALQETPLDPERTVVRVNAADTAEYPLDLEALAGTAYTTVMLSKTESAAQVTALAPRNVIALLETPRGAVFATEIAAAQGTVALMWGAEDLVAALGGSSSRKADGSYRDVAHHVRSTALLTASTFGRVALDAVHLDIRDVDGLRDEAEDAVALGFAGTVCIHPSQIPVVRDAYRPSDERLDWARRVLTAARSERGVFAFEGQMVDSPVLKHAHMTLRRAGETVPD, from the coding sequence GTGAACCTGCAAACCGCCGGCCCCGGATGGCTGTTCTGCCCGGCCGACCGTCCCGAGCGTTTCGCCAAGGCCGCGGCTGCCGCCGATGTGGTGATCCTTGACCTCGAGGACGGCGTGGCCGAAGCGGACAAGCCCGCGGCGCGCAAGGCTTTGCAGGAAACACCGCTGGATCCCGAGCGCACCGTCGTTCGGGTCAACGCGGCCGACACCGCGGAATACCCTCTCGACCTCGAAGCCCTGGCCGGGACCGCTTACACCACGGTGATGTTGTCCAAGACGGAGTCGGCCGCGCAGGTGACGGCGCTGGCGCCGCGCAATGTGATCGCGCTGCTGGAGACGCCGCGCGGTGCGGTGTTCGCCACCGAAATCGCGGCGGCACAGGGCACCGTGGCGCTGATGTGGGGCGCCGAGGACCTGGTGGCCGCGCTCGGTGGTAGCTCCAGCCGCAAGGCCGACGGCAGCTACCGGGACGTCGCCCATCACGTGCGGTCGACGGCCCTGCTCACGGCGTCCACCTTCGGCCGGGTCGCGCTCGACGCGGTACATCTGGACATCCGGGACGTCGATGGCTTGCGGGACGAGGCCGAAGACGCCGTCGCGCTGGGTTTCGCCGGTACGGTGTGCATCCACCCGAGCCAGATCCCGGTGGTGCGCGACGCGTATCGGCCCAGCGACGAGAGGCTGGACTGGGCACGACGGGTGCTGACGGCGGCACGTTCCGAGCGCGGGGTCTTCGCGTTCGAAGGACAGATGGTCGACTCGCCGGTGCTCAAGCACGCGCACATGACGTTGCGCAGGGCGGGTGAGACCGTCCCCGACTGA
- a CDS encoding MaoC family dehydratase: MSAPDREGKSVVQRGLWFEEFETGTTYLHRPGRTVTEADNVLFTTLTMNTQSLHLDAAWAAEQPGFRGERLVNSMFTLSTLVGLSVSQLTLGTIVANLGFSEVSFPKPVFHGDTLYAETVCTGKRESKSRPGEGIVTLEHTGRNQHGEVVARAVRTTLVQKRPSNQETK, encoded by the coding sequence ATGAGCGCACCCGACCGGGAAGGCAAATCGGTTGTCCAGCGGGGCTTGTGGTTTGAGGAGTTCGAGACCGGCACCACCTACCTGCACCGGCCCGGGCGCACCGTCACCGAGGCCGACAACGTCCTGTTCACCACGCTGACAATGAACACCCAGTCGCTGCACCTCGACGCGGCCTGGGCCGCCGAGCAGCCCGGCTTCCGGGGCGAGCGGCTGGTCAACTCCATGTTCACCCTCTCCACACTGGTCGGGCTGTCGGTGTCGCAGCTGACGCTCGGCACCATCGTCGCGAACCTGGGTTTCTCCGAGGTGTCCTTCCCCAAGCCCGTTTTCCACGGCGACACCCTGTACGCCGAAACCGTGTGCACGGGCAAGCGCGAATCGAAGAGCCGGCCCGGCGAAGGCATCGTCACCCTTGAGCACACGGGACGCAACCAGCACGGCGAGGTCGTCGCGCGCGCCGTGCGCACCACGCTGGTGCAGAAGCGCCCAAGCAACCAGGAGACCAAGTGA
- a CDS encoding acyl-CoA dehydrogenase family protein yields the protein MTTTITAGTLPKEYEDLRATVADFARTVVAPVSAKHDEEHSFPYEVVTKMGEMGLFGLPFPEEYGGMGGDYFALALALEELGKVDQSVAITLEAGVGLGAMPIYRFGTEEQKQKWLPDLVAGRALAGFGLTEPGAGSDAGGTRTTARLENGEWVINGAKQFITNSGTDITSLVTVTAVTGTVGDSKKEISTIVVPNGTPGFTVEPVYNKVGWNASDTHPLTFADARVPEENLLGARGTGYANFLSILDEGRIAIAALATGVAQGCVDESVKYAKERESFGKPIGSYQAISFKIARMEARAHVARTAYYDAAAKMLAGKPFKKDAAIAKMISSEAAMDNARDATQIHGGYGFMNEYPVARHYRDSKILEIGEGTTEVQLMLIARSLGLS from the coding sequence ATGACGACAACGATTACCGCGGGAACGCTACCCAAGGAATACGAAGACCTTCGCGCCACCGTCGCCGATTTCGCACGTACCGTGGTCGCACCCGTATCGGCGAAACACGATGAGGAGCATAGCTTCCCGTACGAGGTCGTCACCAAGATGGGCGAGATGGGGCTGTTCGGGCTGCCGTTCCCGGAAGAGTACGGCGGCATGGGCGGCGATTATTTCGCGCTGGCGCTGGCCCTCGAGGAGCTCGGCAAGGTCGACCAGTCGGTGGCAATCACGCTGGAAGCCGGCGTGGGGTTGGGCGCGATGCCGATCTACCGGTTCGGCACCGAGGAGCAGAAGCAGAAGTGGCTGCCTGACTTGGTGGCCGGACGGGCGCTGGCCGGCTTCGGGCTGACCGAGCCGGGCGCCGGTTCCGACGCCGGCGGCACGCGCACCACCGCCCGGCTGGAGAACGGCGAGTGGGTGATCAACGGCGCCAAGCAATTCATCACCAATTCCGGCACCGACATCACCTCGCTGGTCACCGTCACCGCGGTCACCGGGACCGTCGGCGACAGCAAGAAAGAGATCTCGACGATCGTCGTGCCCAACGGCACACCGGGCTTCACCGTCGAGCCGGTGTACAACAAGGTCGGCTGGAACGCCTCGGACACCCACCCGCTGACCTTCGCCGACGCCCGCGTGCCCGAGGAGAATCTGCTGGGCGCCCGCGGAACCGGCTATGCGAACTTCCTGTCCATCCTCGACGAGGGCCGCATCGCGATCGCCGCGCTGGCCACCGGGGTGGCGCAGGGCTGCGTCGACGAGAGTGTCAAGTACGCCAAGGAACGCGAATCGTTCGGCAAGCCGATCGGTTCCTACCAGGCGATCAGCTTCAAGATCGCGCGGATGGAGGCGCGGGCGCACGTCGCGCGCACGGCATACTACGATGCGGCCGCAAAGATGTTGGCGGGCAAGCCTTTCAAGAAGGATGCGGCGATCGCGAAGATGATCTCCTCGGAGGCCGCGATGGACAACGCCCGCGACGCCACCCAGATCCACGGCGGCTACGGCTTCATGAACGAATATCCGGTGGCGCGGCACTACCGCGACAGCAAGATACTCGAGATCGGGGAAGGGACTACCGAAGTGCAGTTGATGCTCATCGCGCGATCGCTGGGGTTGTCATGA
- a CDS encoding acetyl-CoA carboxylase biotin carboxylase subunit, with translation MFETVLVANRGEIAVRVIRTLRRLGIRSVAVYSDPDDGARHVLEADEAVRLGPAAARESYLNIDKVVEAAVRTGSQAIHPGYGFLSENADFAAACERAGIVFLGPPPRAIQVMGDKITAKNAVAAFDVPVVPGVAKPGLSDDELVVAADEVGYPVLIKPSAGGGGKGMRLVEEPARLREALVGARREAASSFGDDTLFLERFVLRPRHIEVQVLADTHGNIVHLGERECSLQRRHQKVIEEAPSPLLDEATRARIGAAACNTARSVDYVGAGTVEFIVSADRPDEFFFMEMNTRLQVEHPVTEAVTGLDLVEWQLRVAAGEKLMIAQDDIELRGHAIEARVYAEDPARGFLPTGGRVLQVSEPSGAGVRVDSSLLPGTVVGSDYDPMLSKVIAHGTDRDEALAKLDRALSRTAILGVQTNIEFLRFLLADERVRDGDLDTALLDERLSDFAPLPAPDDVLAAAGLYRQSTLAFSARRFAGNPWAAPTGWRVGGSPAPVRTDMRTPLRSETVSVWGLPEAATVQVGEGETHSAAVQVERDRMRVTLDGVRREYHWAEADRHLWIADERGTWHLREAEENKIHRAAGAQRAEIVSPMPGSVIAVQASSGADVSEGDVVVVVEAMKMEHSLSAPISGQVEVLVSVGDQVTVDQVLARLVPEESED, from the coding sequence GTGTTCGAGACCGTACTAGTGGCCAACCGCGGCGAGATCGCCGTGCGGGTGATCCGGACCCTGCGACGGCTGGGCATCCGCTCGGTCGCCGTCTACAGCGATCCGGACGACGGCGCCCGGCATGTGCTCGAGGCCGACGAAGCGGTGCGGTTGGGACCCGCCGCGGCGCGTGAGAGCTATCTGAACATCGACAAGGTCGTCGAGGCGGCCGTGCGCACCGGATCTCAGGCGATCCACCCCGGGTATGGATTCCTCTCCGAGAACGCCGATTTCGCGGCCGCCTGCGAGCGGGCCGGGATCGTCTTCCTGGGGCCGCCGCCCCGCGCGATACAGGTGATGGGCGACAAGATCACCGCCAAGAACGCGGTCGCCGCCTTCGACGTCCCGGTGGTGCCCGGCGTGGCCAAGCCCGGGCTGAGCGACGACGAGCTGGTAGTGGCCGCGGACGAGGTCGGATATCCGGTGCTGATCAAACCGTCCGCGGGCGGCGGGGGCAAGGGCATGCGCCTGGTGGAGGAACCGGCCAGGCTGCGCGAGGCGCTGGTGGGGGCGCGGCGCGAGGCCGCCTCGTCGTTCGGCGACGACACGCTGTTCCTCGAACGATTCGTGTTGCGGCCCAGGCACATCGAGGTTCAGGTGCTCGCCGACACGCACGGCAACATAGTGCACCTCGGTGAGCGCGAGTGCAGCCTGCAGCGACGTCATCAGAAGGTGATCGAGGAGGCGCCCTCGCCGTTGCTCGACGAGGCGACGCGGGCGCGCATCGGGGCGGCCGCCTGCAACACCGCACGCAGCGTCGATTATGTCGGCGCGGGCACGGTCGAATTCATCGTCTCCGCGGACCGGCCCGACGAGTTCTTCTTCATGGAGATGAACACCCGTCTGCAGGTTGAACATCCGGTCACCGAGGCGGTCACCGGGCTGGACCTGGTCGAGTGGCAGCTGCGGGTGGCCGCCGGCGAGAAGCTGATGATCGCCCAGGACGACATCGAACTGCGCGGGCACGCGATCGAGGCGCGCGTGTACGCCGAGGATCCGGCCCGCGGATTCCTGCCGACCGGCGGGCGGGTGCTGCAGGTTTCCGAGCCGTCCGGTGCCGGTGTGCGGGTCGACTCCTCGCTGCTGCCGGGGACGGTGGTCGGCAGCGACTACGACCCGATGCTGAGCAAGGTGATCGCCCACGGGACCGACCGCGACGAGGCGCTGGCGAAGCTCGACCGGGCTTTGAGTCGCACCGCGATCCTCGGGGTCCAGACCAACATCGAATTCCTCCGGTTCCTGCTCGCCGACGAACGGGTGCGCGACGGCGATCTGGACACCGCGCTGCTGGACGAGCGGCTTTCGGACTTCGCTCCGCTGCCGGCACCCGATGACGTGCTCGCGGCGGCCGGTCTTTATCGGCAGTCGACCCTGGCTTTTTCGGCTCGCCGCTTCGCGGGCAATCCCTGGGCCGCGCCGACGGGATGGCGGGTCGGCGGTAGCCCGGCGCCCGTCCGCACCGACATGCGCACCCCGCTGCGCAGTGAGACGGTGTCGGTGTGGGGGCTGCCCGAGGCGGCCACGGTGCAGGTAGGCGAGGGTGAGACCCATTCCGCCGCAGTGCAAGTCGAGCGAGACCGGATGAGAGTGACGCTGGACGGTGTGCGCCGCGAATACCACTGGGCCGAGGCGGACCGGCACCTGTGGATCGCCGACGAGCGGGGAACCTGGCACCTGCGTGAGGCGGAGGAGAACAAGATCCACCGCGCCGCGGGCGCGCAGCGGGCCGAGATCGTCAGCCCGATGCCCGGCAGCGTGATCGCGGTTCAGGCATCCTCGGGCGCCGACGTTTCCGAAGGCGATGTGGTGGTCGTCGTCGAGGCGATGAAAATGGAACATTCGCTTTCCGCACCGATTTCGGGACAGGTGGAGGTGCTCGTCTCCGTTGGCGATCAGGTGACGGTGGACCAGGTGCTGGCCCGGCTGGTGCCCGAAGAAAGCGAGGATTAA
- a CDS encoding carboxyl transferase domain-containing protein yields the protein MTAPAKASFSDEHRRLVGELNTKLAAAALGGNERARERHVSRGKLLPRERVDRLLDPGSPFLELSPLAADGMYGDESPGAGIITGIGRVSERECVIVANDATVKGGTYYPMTVKKHLRAQEVALQNRLPCIYLVDSGGAFLPRQDEVFPDREHFGRIFYNQATMSANEIPQVAAVLGSCTAGGAYVPAMSDEAVIVREQGTIFLGGPPLVKAATGEIVSAEDLGGGDLHSRVSGVTDHLAEDDEHALRIVRAIAATFGPREPSPWDVRTPLPPTCAQTELYDVVPPDPRVPYDVHEVIVRLVDGGEFSEFKANYGKTLVTAFAHIHGHPVGIVANNGVLFSESALKGAHFIELCDKRKIPLLFLQNIAGFMVGRDYEAGGIAKHGAKMVTAVACARVPKLTVVIGGSYGAGNYSMCGRAYSPRFLWMWPNARISVMGGEQAASVLATVRGEQLAGAGKPWSPDEEEAFKAPIREQYENQGNPYYSTARLWDDGIIDPADTRTFVGLALSVCAQAPLEPVSYGVFRM from the coding sequence GTGACCGCGCCCGCGAAGGCGTCGTTCTCCGATGAGCACCGCCGGCTGGTCGGTGAGTTGAACACCAAGCTGGCGGCCGCGGCGTTGGGCGGAAACGAGCGCGCGCGGGAACGCCACGTCAGCCGCGGCAAGTTGCTGCCCCGCGAGCGGGTGGACCGCCTACTCGACCCGGGTAGTCCGTTCTTGGAGCTTTCACCGCTGGCCGCGGACGGCATGTACGGCGACGAATCTCCCGGCGCCGGAATCATCACCGGCATCGGCCGCGTGTCGGAGCGCGAGTGCGTGATCGTCGCCAACGACGCGACGGTCAAGGGCGGCACCTACTACCCGATGACGGTGAAAAAGCATCTGCGCGCGCAGGAGGTGGCGCTGCAGAATCGGCTCCCGTGCATCTACCTGGTGGACTCCGGGGGCGCGTTCCTGCCGCGGCAGGACGAGGTGTTCCCCGACCGCGAGCATTTCGGCCGCATCTTCTACAACCAGGCGACCATGAGCGCCAACGAAATTCCACAAGTGGCCGCGGTGCTCGGATCGTGCACCGCCGGCGGCGCCTACGTGCCCGCGATGAGCGACGAGGCCGTCATCGTCCGCGAGCAGGGCACGATCTTCCTGGGCGGCCCGCCCCTGGTCAAGGCGGCGACCGGGGAGATCGTGTCGGCCGAAGATCTCGGCGGCGGCGACCTGCACTCCCGGGTGTCCGGTGTCACCGACCACCTCGCCGAAGACGACGAGCACGCCCTGCGGATCGTGCGCGCGATCGCGGCCACCTTCGGCCCGCGCGAGCCCAGCCCGTGGGACGTCCGAACCCCGCTCCCGCCCACCTGCGCGCAGACGGAGCTTTACGACGTGGTGCCGCCCGACCCGCGGGTGCCCTACGACGTGCACGAGGTCATCGTGCGGCTGGTCGACGGCGGCGAATTCAGCGAATTCAAGGCCAATTACGGCAAGACCCTGGTGACCGCGTTCGCCCACATCCACGGCCACCCGGTGGGCATCGTGGCCAACAACGGAGTGCTCTTCAGCGAATCCGCTTTGAAGGGAGCGCATTTCATCGAGCTGTGCGACAAGCGCAAGATCCCGCTGCTGTTTCTGCAGAACATCGCCGGCTTCATGGTCGGCCGCGACTACGAGGCGGGCGGCATCGCCAAGCACGGCGCCAAGATGGTCACCGCCGTCGCCTGCGCCCGGGTGCCCAAGCTGACCGTCGTGATCGGTGGATCCTATGGGGCGGGCAACTATTCGATGTGCGGCCGGGCGTATTCGCCCCGCTTCCTGTGGATGTGGCCCAATGCCCGCATCTCGGTGATGGGCGGCGAACAGGCCGCATCGGTGCTGGCCACCGTGCGCGGCGAGCAGCTCGCCGGTGCCGGCAAACCCTGGTCGCCCGACGAGGAAGAGGCGTTCAAGGCGCCCATTCGCGAACAGTACGAAAACCAGGGCAACCCCTACTACTCCACGGCTCGACTCTGGGACGACGGGATCATCGACCCGGCCGACACCAGAACGTTTGTCGGGCTTGCTCTTTCGGTGTGCGCCCAGGCGCCGCTGGAACCCGTCTCCTACGGCGTCTTCCGGATGTGA
- a CDS encoding SACE_7040 family transcriptional regulator: MTTSAAEGRAGAADAPNRRSQLKSDRRLQLLSAAERLFAERGFLAVRLEDIGAAAGVSGPAIYRHFPNKESLLVELLVGISTRLLAGARQVLADSPDAASALDGLIDFHLDFVFNEPDLIRIQDRDLAYLPEAAEKQVRKSQRQYVEVWVGVLRELNPELAEADARLTAHAVFGLLNSTPHSMKSPDTSRSKTVRAARSRSVMRAMTVAALAAGNQCP, translated from the coding sequence ATGACAACGTCCGCCGCCGAGGGCCGGGCCGGTGCCGCCGATGCCCCAAACCGCCGAAGCCAGTTGAAGTCCGACCGCCGCTTACAACTGCTGTCGGCCGCCGAGCGGCTCTTCGCCGAGCGCGGGTTCCTCGCGGTGCGGCTGGAAGACATCGGGGCGGCCGCCGGGGTCAGCGGACCGGCCATCTACCGGCACTTCCCCAACAAAGAGTCGCTGCTGGTCGAGTTGCTGGTGGGGATCAGCACCCGGCTGCTCGCCGGTGCCCGGCAGGTGCTCGCCGACAGCCCCGACGCCGCCTCCGCGTTGGACGGGCTGATCGACTTCCATCTGGACTTCGTCTTCAACGAGCCCGACCTGATTCGCATTCAGGATCGCGACCTTGCGTACCTGCCGGAGGCCGCCGAAAAGCAGGTGCGCAAATCCCAGCGTCAATACGTCGAGGTCTGGGTGGGCGTGCTGCGGGAGCTGAACCCCGAGCTGGCCGAGGCGGACGCCCGGCTGACGGCGCACGCCGTGTTCGGCCTGCTGAATTCGACCCCACACAGCATGAAGTCCCCCGATACTTCACGCAGCAAGACCGTCCGCGCGGCGCGGTCGCGCAGCGTCATGCGGGCGATGACGGTGGCCGCGCTCGCCGCCGGAAATCAGTGCCCCTGA
- a CDS encoding MmpS family transport accessory protein, translated as MDMNDSRPTERFSTSQPGPQQPRYSPSADPAYADQTPYAPHYGGTPSPWAPTPDETNTTKRLPAYWQQDLPPSGDLPAGMAPPPPDGPKSSRWLWLGAGAAVLLVVALVIALVLANDAIKTQTAVPPLPAMPEPSPQSPTTTHRSPSLIPVPIPPTSGPETPPETTGPAAMQDVVYTVTGEGRAISIMYIDTGGLIQTEFNVALPWSKEVSLSKSASHPANVTIVNIGHSVTCTLTVDGVQVSKRVGGGLTICDARG; from the coding sequence GTGGACATGAACGATTCACGTCCCACCGAGCGGTTTAGTACATCGCAGCCGGGGCCGCAGCAGCCGAGGTATTCGCCCTCCGCTGATCCCGCGTACGCCGACCAGACGCCGTACGCGCCGCACTACGGCGGAACACCATCGCCCTGGGCGCCCACCCCGGACGAAACGAACACGACCAAGCGGCTGCCGGCCTACTGGCAGCAAGACCTTCCTCCGTCGGGCGACCTGCCGGCGGGCATGGCTCCCCCGCCGCCGGACGGGCCGAAGTCGTCGCGATGGTTGTGGCTCGGCGCCGGTGCGGCGGTCCTGCTGGTCGTCGCTTTGGTGATCGCGCTGGTGCTCGCCAACGACGCGATCAAGACCCAGACCGCCGTCCCGCCGTTGCCGGCGATGCCGGAGCCAAGCCCGCAGAGCCCGACGACGACGCACCGGTCACCGTCGCTCATCCCGGTCCCGATACCGCCGACCAGCGGCCCCGAGACGCCGCCCGAGACGACCGGGCCGGCCGCCATGCAAGACGTCGTCTACACCGTCACCGGTGAGGGGCGCGCGATCAGCATCATGTACATCGATACCGGCGGGCTCATCCAGACCGAATTCAACGTCGCCCTGCCCTGGAGCAAAGAGGTCAGCCTGTCGAAGTCCGCTTCCCACCCGGCCAACGTCACGATCGTCAACATCGGCCACAGCGTCACCTGCACGCTCACCGTCGACGGGGTTCAGGTCAGCAAGCGGGTCGGCGGCGGCCTGACGATCTGCGACGCCCGCGGCTAG
- a CDS encoding MFS transporter, producing the protein MSQPEPRAATPVRSHVFAWALWDCGSTGLNAIVATFVFAVYLTSSVGVGISGTTSPASWLGRAAAVAGLTVAVLAPAVGVWVESPHRRRVALSVLTAAAVTLTCLMFFVRDRPGYLWAGLVLLGATAACGDLASVPYNAMLRQLSTPQTAGRISGFGWAAGYLGSVLLLLVIYTGFISGSGAGPDATRGLLAVPLRDGLYVREAMVVAAIWFAVLALPLLFVAHRLSESSETHQPTSMLGGYRKLWTEISAEWRRDRNLVYFLFASALFRDGLAAIFAFGAVLGVNVYGISQANVLIFGVAASVVAAVGAVLGGFVDHRVGSKPVIVASLSAIVVLGLTLMVLSGPVAFWVCGLLLCVFIGPSQSSSRALLLQMAKHGREGVAFGLYTMTGRAVAFVAPWLFSVFVDVFGAVRAGLGGISLVLIAGLVAMLVVRVPLRGVVVTEPAVEPS; encoded by the coding sequence ATGAGCCAGCCGGAACCGCGTGCCGCCACGCCTGTGCGGTCGCACGTGTTCGCGTGGGCGCTCTGGGATTGCGGCTCGACCGGTCTGAACGCGATCGTGGCCACCTTCGTCTTTGCCGTCTATCTGACCAGCAGCGTTGGCGTCGGGATATCCGGAACCACCTCGCCGGCGAGCTGGTTGGGCCGCGCGGCGGCCGTCGCCGGGCTGACCGTCGCCGTGCTGGCGCCCGCCGTCGGCGTGTGGGTGGAGTCCCCGCACCGCAGGCGGGTGGCATTGAGCGTGCTGACCGCCGCAGCGGTGACGCTGACCTGCCTGATGTTCTTCGTCCGCGACCGCCCCGGCTACCTGTGGGCGGGGCTGGTGCTGTTGGGCGCGACGGCCGCCTGCGGCGACCTGGCCAGCGTCCCGTACAACGCCATGCTGCGTCAGCTCTCGACGCCGCAGACGGCCGGTCGGATATCCGGATTCGGCTGGGCGGCGGGTTATCTGGGGAGCGTACTGCTGCTGCTGGTGATCTACACCGGATTCATCTCCGGGTCCGGCGCCGGACCCGACGCCACGCGTGGCCTGCTGGCAGTTCCCTTGCGGGACGGGCTGTATGTCCGCGAGGCGATGGTGGTGGCCGCGATCTGGTTCGCGGTGCTGGCGCTGCCCCTGCTGTTCGTCGCGCACCGGTTGAGCGAATCGTCGGAGACGCATCAGCCGACGAGCATGCTGGGTGGCTATCGCAAGCTGTGGACGGAAATCAGCGCGGAATGGAGGCGCGACCGCAACCTGGTGTACTTCCTGTTCGCCAGCGCGCTCTTCCGGGATGGGCTGGCGGCGATATTCGCGTTCGGTGCGGTGCTCGGCGTCAACGTGTACGGCATCTCGCAGGCCAACGTGCTGATCTTCGGGGTGGCCGCCAGCGTGGTCGCCGCGGTGGGCGCGGTGCTGGGTGGGTTTGTCGACCACCGCGTCGGATCGAAACCCGTGATCGTGGCGTCCCTGTCCGCGATCGTCGTCCTGGGCCTGACCTTGATGGTGTTGTCCGGGCCGGTGGCGTTCTGGGTGTGCGGGCTGCTGCTGTGCGTGTTCATCGGGCCGTCGCAGTCGTCGTCGCGCGCGCTGCTGCTACAGATGGCCAAGCACGGCAGGGAAGGGGTCGCGTTCGGCCTCTACACCATGACCGGGCGGGCCGTGGCGTTCGTCGCGCCGTGGCTGTTCTCGGTGTTCGTCGACGTTTTCGGCGCCGTGCGGGCCGGCCTCGGCGGCATTTCGCTGGTGCTGATCGCTGGGCTGGTGGCGATGCTGGTGGTCCGCGTTCCGCTGCGCGGCGTCGTGGTGACCGAACCCGCGGTAGAACCGTCGTAG